Sequence from the Hylaeus volcanicus isolate JK05 chromosome 1, UHH_iyHylVolc1.0_haploid, whole genome shotgun sequence genome:
aaaacttaCGGTTGAAGATGCAGAATTTGCAAAAGAAGGAGATTCGGATGAAGATGTTCCAGACTTTGGGAATTCAACAAGTTCATATGAAGAAGTTGTTCATACTTTTTATGCTTATTGGCAAAGTTATAGTACAAAAAGATCGTTTGCTTGGTTAGATCCTTACGATGTAAGGAGTGCTCCTAATAGAAAAGTTGCACGTcttattgaaaaagaaaataagaagatTCGTGATAAAGctaaaagagaaagaaatgaacAAGTAAGAAATTTAGTTGCTTTTGTACGTAAACGTGATAAACGAGTCCAAGCTCATGCAGCAAAGCTTGCTGAACGTgccaaagaaaatttgaaaaaagtggAAGAACGGAAAAAGCAGCAATTATTAGAACgacaaaaacaattgaaagaaCATAAAGAATCTGAGTGgtctaaattttcaaacatggAAGGTgaacttaaaaatattgaagctAATCTTGCTCAAGAATTTGGTGAAAATTTATCTTCTGATGGAGACACTGAAGATGAAAACACTGTAGATGATAATACTCTTTACTGTGTAGcttgcaataaaatatttaaaacacatAAAGCATTTACAAATcatgaaaattctaaaaagcACAaagataatattgttattatgaaGGCTGCGATGATAAAAGATGATAAAGAATTTGAAAGTTCTCCAGATAGTGATATTAGCTCGCAAACAACTTCagaaagtgaaagaaaattgGCAACAGATTCGCAAATGCCTGATTTTCTGCTAAATCCTGTTCAAAATAGCTCATACAATGAAGGTAATACTAAGGAAGAAATTTCagaagaagaattaatatCAGATGATGAAGATTTGAACAACTCAACAAAAGTTAAAGGTAGAGAATCTCACATGGAAGGAACTTCATTTGCTGAAGACCCTCAGATGGGTGATGCTATTTATGTTCCACCTAAactaattgaaaatgataatgaTTGTGTCACTTCTGAGGATGAGCTTATTTCTGAtcaagaagacgaagaagttCTACAacctaaaaaacaaaagaagaagaaaaaacgaaaaaatgttcagaATCCATTGGCAGAGCAAGTTAGCGACGAAGAAGATACAAGTATTAATGaggatatatttttatcaaaaaagcAACGTAGAAAGCAGCAACAAAAAAAGGCAATGTTAAGTAAAGTTGTAGAAAATAATCAGCAGATGTCCAATGAGAAAGAGGAGATCGAAGATCATGCAGAGAAAGAAGTCGATGAAgcagaattattttctgataATCTAGAAACAAATAACACAATTAATGAGAAACTTAGAAACAAAAAGgctaaaaatgcaaaaaaattaaatagcgAAACTAAAAGTAGAAAAGATTTACAAGTTACAGAAACTGCAGATTCAGTCCACCTTTGTATCACATGTAAAGCTGAATTTcctagtaaaaataaattatttgaacatttgaaacaaaaaggacactctgtatatgtTCCGAACacagtaaaaaataagaaaaatcatgaaaGGTTAAGCAAAAGCAAAAGAAACAGTGACAAAAAGAGTCattaattgtatacaaaaaaacatacataatgtagcttaatttattgtaattagcTCAAGGGATGAGaaagatattcaattaataaagttatgctataaattataatgtgTTATTGTATCTTTTAcacatattatacatgtttataccttgtccaaattaaatgtttaaataaagaaattattaaggaattattcaataaattgtaCAGCATTTGCAATGTCAGTATCTAAAGAATGAATgtaataacaacaacaaaatttgataccgtttatttgtagaaatttcgaataaaagtaatttggGGTATACTGTATAAATtcgaaatgttatttaaattttatgttagatttaatactaaaacataatgtatacaaatttaatttatgtctGCAAAATGtttatacttgaatttttcaggTAACATTCAAAATCAATGTGACGATTAAGTATGAATACAATTATCCATTGTGCTGCTAATCATAGGTAAGATTTGCGcacctttttctctttttttttctgtaaatatttttgatacaaatatatatagaaaagtaaaatctacgtttcattaaataaagaatttcagTATAATTCAAGTAATATGTTCAACTCTAATTTAAGGTCTAGTATCATGGCTGCCAAAAAACTTATTTATCCTGCAGCTGATCGTAACAAGGATCCAATACTTTCCGTTCTTCGAGAGTATATTCAACATGgttcaaatcaaatttttttggaGATTGCATCTGGTTCTGGACAACACATAGCTCATTTTGCTCCTCATTTTCcacatattacattttatccTTCGGAATATGAACGAAGATTGTTAGAAAGTATTGCTGCGCATGCAAACGGGtttgcaaatataaaacatcCTTTAAGAGTAGATATTACCACAGATTTTCGTACTTGGGGCAATGGTATTTTTAAGGAATCAAGCAttgattatatgtataatgcaAACATGATGCACATTTCGCCTTACGAATGTTCTATtggtttatttcaaaatgcagGTAAATTACTGAAAGACAatggttatttatttacgtatggACCATATGCTATAGATGGAAAAATAACgccagaaagtaatgttaactttaataaatctttGAAGATTCAAGATTCAAGTTGGGGTCTTAGAGACCTTCAAGATTTAAGAGAACTGGCACAGGAAAATGGTATTAAATTACTAGACATTGTTGATATGCCTgctaataataaaactatcatatggaaaaaaatttcaaatgaaaaataaagcttGATTTGTTAAGTTTATTCAGCATTATTTtaagatatttgaatttcataaaaaaatataaatactattctccatgtaatataaaaactgtatatatatttcagatttgataattaatacattatgTTGCTTATTTGTTAAGTAATACTGTATATATCTTTATTATCGtacgttttattaattttggttTAAAGTTATATGTTCACGAGATATAATTTTGATCGAAAAAGTTCACATTTTCTAATCCTTCTGGTAAATAATTTAGTCCTGACTCATCTTTATGTCTCATGTTATAGTTTTTACCATAtcctgaaataaaatttacatgaaatatgTTGTTGTCTTTTTAATGGTAAATTAATTACCAAGATTTTTCATCAGTTTTGTTGGAGCATTCCTTAAGTGTAAGGGTACTCCTGGCTGAGGACCTTTGTGTTCAGCTACTACTCTTTGAGCAGCTCTGAGAGCATCTTCCATTAATCTTGATTTTGGTGCTCTTGCCAAGTACGTTGTACATTGTGCTAAAAGTACATCGCACTCGGGCATTCCTATCATTTTACAGCCATGCATTGTATGTATGGCAATTCCTAGAAGTGATTTAATGCGTTaccaaaatttcaatatagTAGTTGTTCTACAGTAAGTCTAATAGGAGGTCTGTAATAAGACCTCCAATTATGCGATCTCGAGTTACACTAATTAGTAAGTAAGTCGAGAACACactatattataaaaaaattggataCTACCAAGAGCTTTTGGATCTTCTAAACCAATATCTTCGCATGCCATTCGTACTAATCTTCGTGCGATATAAACTGGATCTTCACCGCCTAATATCATTCTGGTTAGCCAGTAAATGGAAGCATTTTCATCACTTGCTCTAACAGATTTATGTAAAGCAGAAATCATATCATAATGCTGTTCACCTTTTTTATCATACAACATGTGAGACTTTTTAAGGCTTTCCTTAATGTCATCCAATGTTATTGTTACAGGACcagtttctaaaaattcttccTCATTAGGTATTTTAGATTGAATTGCTAATTCAAGACCACCTAAAGCTATTCGAGCATCACCATCGGATGTTCCTGCTAACCATTCTATGGTTGGTTCATCTATAATGAACTTGGGTACTTTTGTAGTATCTTCTAATTTTTTTGATGAGTTGTACACTACACCTTCTACCGAGGATACAGCTTTAGTTAATATAGATATCAGGTTAGGTACagataatttttctaaaacaatGACTCTGCAACGACTTAAAAGTGCAGAATTTAAACTGAATGAAGGATTTTCTGTTGTAGCTCCGATTAATGTAATAGTCCCAGATTCAACATGAGGCAGAAATACATCTTGTTGGCCTTTATTGAAACGATGTATTTCATCCATGAATACCACTGTAcgtcttttaaattttaattcattagaAGCAACAGTGATTACTTCTCGTATTTCATTAACTCCAGCCATTGCTGCAGATAGCTTAACATATCTCATTTTACTatctgatttatttttacatatatgaGCTATGACATTTGCCAGAGATGTctaaaattatacgaattttatatttatgtaaatgatATTTAGTATTGATTTAAGTATTATCtataatagtattaaaattaatatctaatcaataaattgtaaatcaattttgtagTCTTGGACAAGATAAATACCTTTCCACAACCAGGTGGTCCCCAAAGAATTATATTTGGTATTTCAGATTTACGTAATAATTGAGAGAGTATAGTGGATGGCCCAAGAATATGTGTT
This genomic interval carries:
- the LOC128878019 gene encoding methyltransferase-like 26 translates to MNTIIHCAANHRSSIMAAKKLIYPAADRNKDPILSVLREYIQHGSNQIFLEIASGSGQHIAHFAPHFPHITFYPSEYERRLLESIAAHANGFANIKHPLRVDITTDFRTWGNGIFKESSIDYMYNANMMHISPYECSIGLFQNAGKLLKDNGYLFTYGPYAIDGKITPESNVNFNKSLKIQDSSWGLRDLQDLRELAQENGIKLLDIVDMPANNKTIIWKKISNEK
- the LOC128877669 gene encoding ATPase WRNIP1-like isoform X2, with amino-acid sequence MSSDQIACPVCFKEFSSAIIEGHVSKCLFLNESGSNESSTSFQDSSPARKLMKLNDTKAKRGNLGTMKRKNNLTESTSLNRNIENQKIESNYNIDKEVKKPLGNAHVPLAERMRPTTLVGYIGQTHILGPSTILSQLLRKSEIPNIILWGPPGCGKTSLANVIAHICKNKSDSKMRYVKLSAAMAGVNEIREVITVASNELKFKRRTVVFMDEIHRFNKGQQDVFLPHVESGTITLIGATTENPSFSLNSALLSRCRVIVLEKLSVPNLISILTKAVSSVEGVVYNSSKKLEDTTKVPKFIIDEPTIEWLAGTSDGDARIALGGLELAIQSKIPNEEEFLETGPVTITLDDIKESLKKSHMLYDKKGEQHYDMISALHKSVRASDENASIYWLTRMILGGEDPVYIARRLVRMACEDIGLEDPKALGIAIHTMHGCKMIGMPECDVLLAQCTTYLARAPKSRLMEDALRAAQRVVAEHKGPQPGVPLHLRNAPTKLMKNLGN
- the LOC128877609 gene encoding dnaJ homolog subfamily C member 21-like, with protein sequence MKCHYEVLGVARNASDNDLKKAYRKLALKWHPDKNLENIEEAKEQFQIVQQAWEVLSDPHERAWYDNHREAILKGGIGEDYKDDSIDLFQYFSTTCFKGYGDDEKGFFTVYRKVFEKLTVEDAEFAKEGDSDEDVPDFGNSTSSYEEVVHTFYAYWQSYSTKRSFAWLDPYDVRSAPNRKVARLIEKENKKIRDKAKRERNEQVRNLVAFVRKRDKRVQAHAAKLAERAKENLKKVEERKKQQLLERQKQLKEHKESEWSKFSNMEGELKNIEANLAQEFGENLSSDGDTEDENTVDDNTLYCVACNKIFKTHKAFTNHENSKKHKDNIVIMKAAMIKDDKEFESSPDSDISSQTTSESERKLATDSQMPDFLLNPVQNSSYNEGNTKEEISEEELISDDEDLNNSTKVKGRESHMEGTSFAEDPQMGDAIYVPPKLIENDNDCVTSEDELISDQEDEEVLQPKKQKKKKKRKNVQNPLAEQVSDEEDTSINEDIFLSKKQRRKQQQKKAMLSKVVENNQQMSNEKEEIEDHAEKEVDEAELFSDNLETNNTINEKLRNKKAKNAKKLNSETKSRKDLQVTETADSVHLCITCKAEFPSKNKLFEHLKQKGHSVYVPNTVKNKKNHERLSKSKRNSDKKSH
- the LOC128877669 gene encoding ATPase WRNIP1-like isoform X1 yields the protein MSSDQIACPVCFKEFSSAIIEGHVSKCLFLNESGSNESSTSFQDSSPARKLMKLNDTKAKRGNLGTMKRKNNLTESTSLNRNIENQKIESNYNIDKEVKKPLGNAHVPLAERMRPTTLVGYIGQTHILGPSTILSQLLRKSEIPNIILWGPPGCGKTSLANVIAHICKNKSDSKMRYVKLSAAMAGVNEIREVITVASNELKFKRRTVVFMDEIHRFNKGQQDVFLPHVESGTITLIGATTENPSFSLNSALLSRCRVIVLEKLSVPNLISILTKAVSSVEGVVYNSSKKLEDTTKVPKFIIDEPTIEWLAGTSDGDARIALGGLELAIQSKIPNEEEFLETGPVTITLDDIKESLKKSHMLYDKKGEQHYDMISALHKSVRASDENASIYWLTRMILGGEDPVYIARRLVRMACEDIGLEDPKALGIAIHTMHGCKMIGMPECDVLLAQCTTYLARAPKSRLMEDALRAAQRVVAEHKGPQPGVPLHLRNAPTKLMKNLGYGKNYNMRHKDESGLNYLPEGLENVNFFDQNYIS